The region tggagagagggctggagagaggtgcCGTGGGTACAAGTGCTGGATGAATAGGAAGACGTGGCTTTGGATTCCAGCAACATCGGGAGAGAGGGCTGTAGCTGCATAGCTGTCTATAAAACCCCAGGGCTGTGTGGGTCGAGACAGGAGCATCTCCACCAGCTCTGCTTCATGTTCATGCTTCTTTATAGAGAGAGGCACAACCAGCATCTGCCTCTGGTCTCTGCTCAAGTGTACAGGTACATGACTCTGAGAACACACTTGAGCATATACCACACATGAGCATACATCTATgtcacactcatacacacgcacacatacacacacacttgagtatatacacacatgagcatacacatatatatcatgctcatacacacacacaccaaaaagtaactgaacaacaacaacaaaaaactactgTTGTCAAGAGAATTGATAAATGCATAAAAGGCCAGATGCTCAGGCAGCATGACATGGCACTTCCCCATTTCTATCCTGGTGCAAGGGCCGTGGGAAGTAGTGGGGTTAACTCCTCCACCAACTGGAAATGAATAATGTGAAATAACCTCATGCTGAAAAGGAAAACGAAAGTCACTACTGTTGTAAAGGATGATACATACCCAAAACTTCAGATACTCAGCTAGCATGACATAGCTtttcccctatttttttttatcctattaTGTTACTAATAAGAGTTAAGAGAagtcttgaaaataaaagtgCCAGAGGTTTGGCatcatgtgcctttaatcccagcacttaggaggcagaaacagttggatctatgagtttaaggccagcctggtctaaggagtgagttccaggacagcaagcaccatacagagaaaccctgtctcaaaaaaccacacatgcatgcacacactcacacacagtcattGTTCCTTATATGTGACCTTACAAAAAGTATAATCCTACTAAGCCTTGTCTTTTCTTGCCTATACAATAGAATAATTCTAACATCTTTCTTCGGGAGTGGGGATGACACTTTGAGGCAGGGTTtacctgtgtagccttggctgtcctagaacacgttttgtagaccagcctggcctcgaacttaagagatttcacttgcctctgcctctcaagagctagaattaaaggcatgcatcaacAAGTCTGGCTAACTCTAGTATCTTAACGTAAATAACTAGTATCTGTTAGCATAATACCTAAATTTGATGTGGTGGtaggtgttttgttctgttttgtttctgagacaagtaTCTCCTTTACGGTCCGGGTGACTCAGCCTCTTGAGTGATAAGATTATAGCCATGCATCCGTAAACCTGGTCCATAATACGTAGTTCTTACTGTGTAAGAGAGAAGTGAACTATCATTTCTGTTGTAACTTTTTCATCACCCTCACTTAAAGCTCAGAGCTGCTTCAAGGCTATCTATTCAAACCAGGAAAACCAATTCCACTTAATTGCAGAGAGGATAAGCCTGTAGACTCAGATAAGCATTACTTCCTGGAAAGCTGATTAGTCCCTTTAACAGAGTTACCAGCTCTCATTTGTCCCCTGACTTGACCATTATGCCTAAACCTCTATGGCCTAATAAAATCTTCTAACTGTTGTGTTTCCATGTCCGCCCCATCCTTGTAGCATGACTTTCTAGAGGGTAAAGTTTGGATTACATCCATCTCTGGGTTCCTAAATCACACAAAGCATGTGATATGAAATGGGAACTCTGAGCTTTGTATCTATCTggcttcccctcctctcccccaaggTCTCTATGttgtccttgctgtcctggaacttgctatgtagaccaggatggactGAAAAAACACAGAggttctcttgcctctaccttcccagGGCTGGCCATCAAGCCTGACCCCTCTTTAActctcttgactttttttttttttttggtttttcgagacagggtttctctgtatagccctggctgtcctggaactcactttgtagaccNNNNNNNNNNNNNNNNNNNNNNNNNNNNNNNNNNNNNNNNNNNNNNNNNNNNNNNNNNNNNNNNNNNNNNNNNNNNNNNNNNNNNNNNNNNNNNNNNNNNNNNNNNNNNNNNNNNNNNNNNNNNNNNNNNNNNNNNNNNNNNNNNNNNNNNNNNNNNNNNNNNNNNNNNNNNNNNNNNNNNNNNNNNNNNNNNNNNNNNNNNNNNNNNNNtttttattatatataagtacactgcagctgtcttcagacactccagaagagggcgccagatctcattacggatggttgtgagccaccatgtggttgctaggatttgaaccttggaccttcggaagagcagtcgggtgctcttacccactgagccatctcaccagcccccggaaCAGTGACTTTTAACTCAGGAAATTAACCACAGAGccccagtttttaaaaacacaaatcagTTTAGTGACAAGCTGAGATTCAGAAAGATTTAAGAATAATGCAAGAAATGGGAGTGAAACAGAAAAGCAGTATCCAGTAATCAGAGACCAATGGAGGCTGCCCTGAGTGGTGAGGGTTACTGAGGACCAGACTAGAacaggagtttttgtttttgttcttaacgatttatttcttttcattttccgtgcattggtgttttgcttgcatgtatgtgtgagggtgttggatcctctagaactggatcTACacagctatgagctgccatgtgggtgctggaaattgaggCCGGGTCCTCTGGTAGTGCAGCCAGGGCTTATAACGGCTGAGCCAGCTTTTCCAGCCCTAGAATAGGTTTGTGAGGCTGGGGTGCAATTTGGGAGCACAGTTTTCCCTGAACGTTGTTTAATTTTAGACGTGGCCTTCCAAGAACAGTAAAACAGACCCTTCCTCTAGTTTGGGTCTTGATTGCACACCACACAGTGGTCCTGGGAATAGAGAGGCACGGATTACCCGGGTACCCCGATTAAAAGATGAAATGACTCAAAAGGAAGTGCTTTTCTACCTCTGAGAAAAACATCACTGAGAGTGTGTGCCTTTCTCAGAGACCCCCTCCACTCCAGGCCCATCCAGGGAAAGCGCTGAGTCATCCCCCGTCCGCCGGCCAGGGTGGGGCGGGGCTCAGCCAGGTCCCCCTCTTCCCGCACCCCCGGCCCGTGCGAATCTCGCGAGAACTTTGTGGGCTATAAAAGCAGCTCCCCGCGCGCGCTGTCGGGCGACCTCTTCCTGCGTTCTCACGGCTCTTTCTGTTTGTGAGACCTGTGGCTCGACCCTGGTGAGTGTGCGGGTATTGCCGCTAGGAAACGCCGTTCGCGCCCATCACTGGTTCCTTCTCCCTCTGGCCGGTCCCGGCTCGTCCGGGGCGATCACGGGCTGAAACGGCAGGGCGAGGCCTGGTCCCGCGAGTGCTGGAGCTCTACTCGCATTCTTCACGTGGCGCTTAGCTCCCGGACTTGTTGGAACCCTGAGGCTAACGTTGAGTTTCCTCCTCTCCCGCTCACCGATAGAGGgcggagatggcttggtgggacGAGTTTGTGCTGGAACTTACTGCGCGCACTGGGCTGGGTCGTTGTTTTCTGAAGTGCTAGGGTGGGTGATGGGGTGAGTGGTAGGAACGTACCTCCGGAGAGCTTGGGGCGTGACCTTCTCTGGCGTTCTAGTCCGATTCCTACGGAGAGACTTCTCAGCGGCCGGAAGTCGCTTTTCCGGGATTGGTTGAGTTTGGAAGTTCTGGGCCACGTTGCAAAGCAAGTTTGATTAAAAGATGGTTTATGGTAGGGGGCACACCAGATAGGTAGTTGCTATCTGCAGGTGCAGCAtgtccctgaaaaaaaaaatacagttaaaagtttttttaaagttTGCGATGAAAGATGCTTTTTTCTTTGCGTTTCTTTTGGTTATTGGTGTTATGAACCAAGAGAGGCATAAAATTTCTTTtaggttgtgggttttttttttttatgtgtatgtctacGTGTGtggcactccccccccccacacacacacccgagcTAGAgctagttacaggtggttgtgaacccaTCCTAAGTGGGTGGAGGAATCTGAACCAGGACTTTTCCCCAAAGGATCAGTGTAGGCTCTTAAATTGTTGAGCCATCGCTGAAGCTCCTAATGTTGTACATCTTAATTTATTTGTCTTGGTGTTGACCTGGGTAGATAGTGCAGAAAtcggtttcttttttctttttttttttttttttttaatatttatttattatatgtaagtacactgtagctgtcttcagacactccagaagagggcgccagatctcgttacggatggttgtgNNNNNNNNNNtctcgttacggatggttgtgagccaccatgtggttgctgggatttgaactctggaccttcggaagagcagtcgggtgctcttacccactgagccagtcACCAGCCCCAGAAATCGGTTTCTTAGTAGTACATtgactttttttgtatttttcttagaGTTTCATGTAACTAGGTTGTCCTCTAAtttggctagccttgaactcctgaatcttaagcttctacttcccaagtgttgagattacatatcccaagttttttcttttaaacatttatgtgtgtgaacCTTGTAGAAGTCGACTTTCCATCTTTCTGGGCATTCTGGAGATTGGACTAAGGTCATCAGATAGCAAGTACTTAACCTGCATAACCTCCCTCATACAGAGACTTTTTGAGACAAGTGTTGCCTCGGTTTGGTATCCTCCTCCCTCAGCatgcagagtgctgggatgatgCTCCACGGTCCCTGGGTTACACCTAAAGAGAATTTTAAGACAAGGTCACTAAATCTAGATTGGCCTCAAACAAGTTATGCAGAGAAAACTTAAGCTTAAACAGAACACCTAAAGATCAGAAGCAATAAATGCCAATGTCCTGGCATTGATGTGCTTGGGATTTTTGTGTCTGTTCcatttccttcctgcttctccctAATGAATATGCAGATTAAAATGCCATTGCAAAAACTGGCTTAGAAAGGGTGGGAGAACTGACCTATTTAGACTCTGGAGCTGTTAGCAAGTGAAAACAAAGGCTGATTTTTCAGTCTCACTTTGACCCTGGAGTTGGAGCTTTGGGTTGAGACCCTAAACTGTGAGCCTGTGCTCTGATTGAGCTACAGTTAAGTTCCTAGGTAGGCGAAAGCTGTTGCTTATTTAGAAGAATAgggtttacttttttttgttgtcttttccaGCTGATAGCAAGATGTCTTCAGGAAATGCAAAAATTGGGCATCCTGCTCCCAACTTCAAAGCTACAGCTGTTATGCCAGATGGACAATTCAAAGATATCAGCCTAAGTGAATACAAAGGTAAGATTAATTAAAGAGGCCACTTCACATGTCTTTATGTTGAAGTGAAGTCAAGGTTAGGACAGTGATAACAAGGGTAGGTATCCTAGGTATGAGTCATTTCTAGAGAAAGTATGCTTGCTTTATTATACCTTAACATTTACCTGATTACCTTTTTTAGtggcatttatttattatctgaagtacactgtagctgtcttcagacactccagaagagggagtctgatCTCGTTACGAATGTTgttgcttgctgggatttgaactcaggacctttggaagagcagtcggtgctcttaagggctgagctatcttttccttttcttttttactttaatttaaaaagttttctttaagATACGATctttatgtagttctggctgtcctaaagctcactatgtagatcaggctggccttgaactcaaagacatcctcctgcctctgcctccctagtgctaagattaaagctTGCACAATCTTGCCCCCTTTTGTTTtggtcagttctctctctctctctctctctctcatttgtttatttgagcTGTCTCACTATCTATTCCCTTGGCTCTCttaatatgtagaccagggtTGTATCTAACTCCTAGAGATAGATACAACCTGCCTttgcttttcccttcctctttttttttttttttgtttgtttgtttttgtttttttgtttgtttgtttgtttttttgagacagggtttctctgtgtagccctggctgtcctggaactcactttgtagagcaggctggcttcgaactcagaagttcgcatgcctctgcctcccgagtgctgggattaaaggcatgtgccaccacacctggcgttaaaacattttttaatcttatgtgtatggtggattttttcttttcctgaatgTGTCTGAGCATCATGTACATATGGTACatgaggagggcattggatcccctgggactggaatgtAGATGTTTTTGAGCAGCCATTATGATTAACAGCCGAGCCAActtttcagtccccttcagctcatttttttaaaaaaactacatTTAGTCTTACAAATCAAGTCTGGAGCTGTGGTTTTGCTTCTGCTCAAAGGGAAGACTTGACACTCCAATTACCTTTTGTTTTACCATAGTTTCATACAGATACTTGGCAGGTTCTGTTAATGGTTTAccttctctccttttaaaaaatttagctCCTAGCTAGGTGTAGTGAATGGAGTGGTGTATCAGGTGGATTTCGGGTCAGCTAAAGCTGCATGGTgggaccctgtctgaaaaaaagaaaagaaaaagaaaaaaagcaaaacaattcgaggcctcctggtctacagagtgagttccaggacagccagggctacacagagaaaccctgtctcgaaaaaccaaaaaacaaacaaacaaaaaaaaaggaaaacaaatctatcaatcatatatcatatctgatcatttctgtttttgttttgttttttgaggcaaggtttctttCTCTACGTaatcttgactgtcctggaacttggtctgcTTGTGTGCATAGGTGTTGGAACTCCTGAGACTgtacttacagatggttgtagatGTTTAGATCCTAACCAGAGTTCTTGGCAAGAGCAGCAATATACCTGTAAATGCTGAGGTATCTCTCTAGTCTGCATTCTTTCTCCCTTGCCGTCTCAGGGTAATTAGGTCTTTTGAGACCATTGAGACTATAGATTTCTTAGGTACAAGTTGCAAACTCTGGTTTTAAATGTACCTTCTTTAGTGCTATATGAGTTTCTGGAGATAGCTTTTGAGTAAAATATTCAGTTAGATTTCCTGACATCACACTTTGTAGTTGGGATGAGAACAGGTGCTGTGGGTTGTATAGAGAAGATCTCACTGGCAAACAGTacctcttgggaggtagaggtgacCCTGGCACATGGTCTTGGGAGGAGTGCTTGCTCTCTGCCCTGTAGGGCTTGGTCTGCTGAGGCTTCAAAGTGCTTATTAAGCAAAGCCACAGAGAGATTGCTTAGATGAGTCAAAGACTGCTTGTTTTGACTTTCAGTCATAGTTACCACCTGGAAATAAGTAGGTATTTGGAAACGTTCCAGTAAGTAGTTTAGCCATTAGGCATGGTGAGAGGCTTCATAGCCTTGAAGATTTGCTTTGGTAATCTCAGTTACTAAAGTAAAATTGGAGCTAGAGGTCCTGTTACCTACTGGTACTTAGCGTTCTTTTGGTTGCAACATTTTTCTTGTCATGTCCTGTTGGACTTGTTAGGAACACATTGTGATTTATGACATTACTTAAACATAGCCCATGAAGCTTGGAAACATTGTTCAGTAGGTGAAAGTGTTTGCTGCACATGCACAAGCTTGAGGGGCTTCAATTTATCTAATCCATGGGACCTACATAAAAGATAGGGTTAATTCGTTGGCTTCTATAGTATCACTAGTCCTGTATAGTATCACTAGTCCTGTATAGTATCACTAGTCCTGTTCAAGGTAGATGCAGACAACTAGCCTGTTACTACCACACCTTAACAGCAGAAACAAGAACCTGCATATAACAAGATGGAAGGGGGGAAACTACTCAGGAGATCACTTAATTATTTCTTGCATCATTGTATAAAGGGTCTGACTtgactctttgttgttgttgggctttttgtttgtttgtttgtttgtttgtttgtttttgagacaggatttctctgtgtagccctggctgtcctggaactcactctgtagatcaggctggctttgatgctgggattaaaagtgtgtgccagtACTACccggctgcttttttttttttttttcccttaaatatgtatgtgtgtgtgtgtaaataatgtgtgggtgttttgtctgcacatatgtctgcATTACCCATGCATGTCTGTCTAGTGCTGGAAGAAGCTAGAAAAGTGTGTTGGACACTCTGGGTTgaaattataggcagttgtgaaccatcatgtggatgctggaaaagaAATTTAGGGgttctagaagagtagccagatCTTAAAACTGCTGGATGACCTCGTCTTGATTCTCCTgttccctgcctcccaagtcctgggattatgaTGTTGAGTTTCTATCCccaacttttttgttttattttgttttttgagacagagtttctctgtggctttgactgttctggaacttgctctatagaccaggatgaccttgtaCTCAGAGGTTCATCTGCCAGGCATATGCTGCTACTATTcaggagttttgtttttgagatggggtctccttCTTGGAATTTATTaaatagcctaggctggtcttgaacttgtgattttcctgcttcagcctcctgaatgctggatttTGGAATACTGAATTACAGGCAGTGTTTGCTACCCACATCCAGGCTTTTTtcgtgggtgtgggtgtgtttttGAGGTGGGGGCATTGTTAGAGACTTTGACTATGCATCCTGAAGCTGGCTTGGAGCTCAGTCTTCCTGCCACTGGATCTCACCCTGACTTGCCTTTACTTTCTGAGTGTACCAGCACACTTGATGTTCTGggctctgtttctgttgttgatcaTTTACTAGATGAGTTGCAttcttgccccctcccccccttttcttttcagtgtgAAAAGAACTTGGTGTGTATGCTAATACTAACCTCTCAGAAGATCAAAATTGACTGAATAATGTTTATTCTATAGTTAGCAAGCCAAAGAAGAAACAGTCATTTTAATTTAGGCTTTCTTGGTACAAAGGTTATAAAAGTAGCTGCTAAGAGCTGCCTTTATTAACTATGCTAACATTGATTACTGTGTTGGTGATTAAAAAGTCTTCTACAGGATAATGTCTGCAAAAGAATCTTTTGGaaatttcttgttttcattcagacagggtttctaaaCCTGGCTGGACTGGTTCTTACTCTGTGTGGTTCAGGTTGACCTCAACTTACAGCAACTgtcctgaatgctgggaatttAGGCATGTATTAGTGCCCCTAGATCAGAAACTCGGCTTCAAAGCTAACTTCTTGATTGTCTTTTTCCCCGCCACAGGAAAATATGTTGTGTTCTTCTTTTACCCTCTTGACTTTACTTTTGTGTGTCCCACGGAGATCATTGCTTTCAGTGATAGAGCAGACGAATTTAAGAAACTCAACTGCCAAGTGATTGGAGCTTCTGTGGATTCTCACTTTTGTCATCTGGCATGGTAAGTTTTTGGTCTATGTGGCCCAtgaaattttttgttatttatttattttttttaaagatttatttatttcttttatgtatatgagtactaatagctgtacaggtggttgtgagtcttcatgtggttgttgggaattgaattttagggcctctgcttgctctggtcaacccaacttgctccagtcagccccgctctctcagtccctgctccattcagcccaaagacttattattatacattaagtacaccgtagctgtcttcagatgtgccagaagagggcttcagatctcattatgggtggttgtgaactatgtggttgctgggatttgaactcaggacctttggaagaacaagtcagtgctctttaccactgagccatctcaccagtccattttttgttttttagtcgGGGTAATATTTAACTCAAGCTGGCTTTCAGCCTCATGAATACCTTGTACCACCAGCCTCATGAGTaggtaggattaaaggtataccaCAACTTCTGGCAGTGTGTTGTTGATTTCTTGAGCAAATTTAGAGGTTTGACAGTAGACCGAAGTGCTGGTTTCTGGGCTCCCGCTGCCTCTTAGCAGAAGCGAAGTACTTTGAGTTGCTAATATATAATACGCACTGGTGAGCACACTTAAAGCACATTGACTTTTACTATTGGAAAAAGTTGAAGTTTTTGGATAAAGTTAGATAAAGAGTTTTTAGAAAGGTGAGGATAGGTCTGGTTTTCTTCACAAAGATTTGAATGGTTGTATTTTAAGACACTCTTTTGCTGTAGGATTAACACACCCAAGAAACAAGGAGGATTGGGACCCATGAACATTCCCTTAATATCAGATCCCAAGCGCACCATTGCTCAGGATTATGGAGTCTTAAAGGCTGATGAAGGTATCTCTTTCAGGTATGTACTTTAAGGATGGGAGGTGGAAGTTGCTATGAGAACAGTCTTGCTAGCTAAAAGCCGTTTATTTGGAAAAGCCAGAACACATCTGAGGAATACCCTtcttcatgtcttttctttttttaataaatgtgtcATATAAATGTCAGTAGATAACctggtgtttctcagacattgtCCACTATCTTTTAGAGATAGTGTCTCCTTGACTTGGCAAGTGAACACCTGGGATTTGCCTGTTCACACCTCCTCAGTGTTGGGGTCGCatgcttaattttaaatatatttattgtatgtacttgactgtgtgtatgtgctctaCCTGTGCAcagtggatcccctggaaccagagttaatGTTTGTGAACCACAATTTGCTAACCATCaatcccaggtcttctggaagagcagccaatgttcttaacgtCTGAGCCTTTTCTCCAACCTCTTgacctttttcttattttatttatttatttttttgttttgttttaaaggtgaGATTACTTACgtggtaatttattttttaatgtcttctgGGGCTCAAATTCAGGTGCACATAGTTGAAAGAGCAGCacttcactgagtcatctctcctcaACTCCTTTNNNNNNNNNNNNNNNNNNNNNNNNNNNNNNNNNNNNNNNNNNNNNNNNNNNNNNNNNNNNNNNNNNNNNNNNNNNNNNNNNNNNNNNNNNNNNNNNNNNNNNNNNNNNNNNNNNNNNNNNNNNNNNNNNNNNNNNNNNNNNNNNNNNNNNNNctgtagctgtcttcagacactccagaagagggcgtcagatctcgttacggatggttgtgagccaccatgtggttgctgggatttgaactctggaccttcagaagagcagttgggtgctcttacctgctgagccatctcaccagccctgtttttagttttgagaca is a window of Mus caroli chromosome 4, CAROLI_EIJ_v1.1, whole genome shotgun sequence DNA encoding:
- the Prdx1 gene encoding peroxiredoxin-1, whose product is MSSGNAKIGHPAPNFKATAVMPDGQFKDISLSEYKGKYVVFFFYPLDFTFVCPTEIIAFSDRADEFKKLNCQVIGASVDSHFCHLAWINTPKKQGGLGPMNIPLISDPKRTIAQDYGVLKADEGISFRGLFIIDDKGILRQITINDLPVGRSVDEIIRLVQAFQFTDKHGEVCPAGWKPGSDTIKPDVNKSKEYFSKQK